A region of the Nocardia asteroides genome:
TTCAGCCGGGCCGCGACCCAGGAACTGCGGGAACGCACCCGCGACCGATTCGTCGCCGTCGCCGCCGGGTTGGCCGATCCGGCCGCGGCGCGAGCACACGCCGACGAACTGGTCCGGTATCTCGCGCAGGCAGGCGAAGCCGAGGTCCGGCTGCGGCAGCGGCGGTTGCTGACCGCACTGTCGGATTTCGACGCGGGCACCATCGCCACCACACACAGCTTCTGTCAGCGCATGCTGGACGAGCTCGGGCTCGCGGGCGAACACGACCCCGGCACCCGACTGGTGGAGACCGTCGACGACCTGGTCGGCACGGTTGTCGATGACCTGTACCTGAACCGCTACGCCCGCGCCGAACCGCCGTGCGCGCTGAAAGAGGCTCGCACGCTGGCGCTGGCCGCGGTGCGGGACCGGCACGCGGCCCTCGTGCCCGACGGCGAATCCGGCGCGGGCGAGCGGGTGGCGTTCGCGCAGGCAGTGCGCGCGGAGACCGAGCGCCGCAAACGGCTGGCCGGGTTGCGCGACTTCGACGACCTGCTGGTGCTGCTGCACGACGTGCTCGCAGATCCCGAGCACGGCCCGCTCGCGTGCCGCCGTATCCGCGCGCGCTACCGGGTCGCCCTGGTCGACGAGTTCCAGGACACCGACCCGCTGCAATGGGACATCCTGCGCAGGTCGTTCCACGGACACACCACCTTGGTGCTGGTCGGCGATCCCAAACAGGCGATCTACGCCTTCCGCGGCGCGGAAGTGCTCAGCTATCTGGACGCGGTCGCGCACGCCGACACCCGGAGAGAGCTCACCACGAACTGGCGCAGCGACGCGGGACTCCTGGCCGCGCTGGACCACCTGCACGGGGGCGCGGCGCTGGGGCACGAGGAGATCCGCGTCTATCCGGTCGCCCCGACCAGGCCGTGGTCGCGGCTGTCCGGACCGGCCGAGCTCACCACGCCGATGCGGTTGCGGTGCCTGCCGCGCACCGGCGCGGGGCCGCTGAACAAGTCCGGTTTCCCGGCGGTCGGCCGCATGCGGGCCAAGGTCGCCGACGATCTCGCCGCCGACATCGTCCGCCTGCTGGAATCTGGCGTGCTGCTGGACGCGAAGGCCGAACCCGCTCTCGCCGAAGCGGATTCGGTCTCGGACCGGGCCGTGGAGGCGGCACGCAGGCCGGTCGGGCCCGGTGACATCGCGGTGCTGGTGCGCACCCGCTCGCAGATCGACGTCGTGCGCGCCGCGCTGGATCGCGTCGGCGTCGCCTCCGTGCTCGCCGGCGGGGTCAGCGTCTTCGCGACCGCCAGCGCCACCGACTGGCTGTGGGTGCTGCGCGCGCTGGAACAGCCGCACCGGGCCGACCGGGTGCGGCTGGCCGCGTGCACACCGTTGCTCGGCGTCACCGCCGCCGAGATCGACAGCGGGGGCGCGGATCTGGTCGGGCGGGTCAGCGCCCAATTGCGGGAGGCGGCGCGTCTGTTCGCCCGCGCGGGATTCGCGGCCGTCTTCGAGAAGATCGCTGCCGAAGCGCGCCTGGCGCAGCGACTGCTCGCCGTGGAGAACGGGGAGCGGCAGCTCACCGACCTGCGGCACATCGCGCAGTTGCTCGACCAGGTCGCGCTCACCGAGGGCCTGGGGCTGACCGCGCTGACCCGGTGGCTGGCCGACCGGGTGCGCGATCCCGCCTCCGGCGCCGTCGCCGACCGCAGTCGCAGGCTGGACCGCGACGCCGCCGCCGTGCAGATCGCTACCGTGCACGCCAGCAAGGGACTCGAATTCCCGGTGGTCTACTTGCCCTTCGCGTGGGACAGCGCGAAGAACCCCTATCCGGCGACATTGCTGTTCCACGCCGACGACGGTGCGCGCGTGCTGGACGTCGGCGGTCCGGATGCTCCGGGATACGCCGAACGCAAGGCGCGCAGCGAAGCCGAGGAGGCGGGGGAGGAGCTGCGGCTGCTCTACGTCGCGCTGACCCGGGCCATGTGCCAGATCGTCGCCTGGTGGGCGCCCGCGATCACCACCGCGGCCTCGCCGCTGCACCGAATGGTCTTCGGCCGCGCCGATCGCGGCGCCGTCATCGCCAACCGCGCCCCCGTGCCCGTCGATGCCGTTGCCGCGCAGTCTCTTTCGGCATGGGCACAGGACGCGGCCGTCGCCATCTCCGTAACCGCGGTGGCCGGAAGCGACGACGTCGCGATCCGGTGGGCCCGCACCGAGCCCGCGCAGGGCGAACTGGCCGCCGCACGCTTTCACCGGGTGCTGGACCAGCAGTGGCGGCGCACGTCGTACTCGGCGCTGACCGCCTCCGCCCACGGTCCGGTGGTGCCGGCGTCCGACAGCGAACCGGAGGACCCCCGGGGACCGGGCGACGAGCCCGCCGGCACCTCCCTGGTGGGCGCGGGGGAGCCGGAGCTGACCGGCGCGGCCTCGCTGATGAACACGCTGCCCTACGGCGCTGAGTTCGGCACGCTGGTGCACGGCGTGCTGGAGCGGATAGACACCGGCTGCGCGGATCTGGCAGCCGAGGTGCACGACCGGTGCCGCGAGGCGGTGGGCGAGCTCATGGCCGAGATGGACCCGGAACTGCTGGCCACCGCGTTGCTCGCGGTGCTGCGTACCCCACTCGACGGCGCCTGCCTGGCCGACGTCGCCCCTCGGGACCGCCTCACCGAGCTCGAGTTCGAATTGCCGTTGGCGGGCGGGGACCGGGTCGGCGCCACCACGGCGACGCTGCGGCGCATCGCCGATCTGCTGCGCGACCACCTTCCGGCCGACGACGACCTGAGCACGTACGCCGACCATTTGGCGGCGCTGGAGGACATCCCGCTGCGCGGCTACCTCACCGGCAGCATCGACGCCGTGCTGCGCGTGTCCGACGGCGCGGCCCCGCGGTTCGTCGTCGTCGACTACAAGACCAACCGGTTGGGCGCCGGTGACCTCACCGTCGCGCATTACACCCGCGATCGCATGGCCGCCGAGATGCTGCGCTCCCACTATCCGCTGCAGGCCCTGCTGTATTCGGTTGCCCTGCACCGCTACCTGCGCTGGCGGCTGCCCGGCTACGACCCCGCCCGGCACCTCGGCGGTGTTCGGTACCTGTTCGTGCGCGGCATGATCGGACCGCGGACACCCGACGGCTGCGGCGTCTTCGACTGGTACCCGCCTGCCGATCTGGTCGTCGCGCTGTCGGCGCTGCTGGCGGGGGAGGCGCCGCAGTGACCTCGATCCAGGTGGCGCAGCGGGGGACCGGTCTGCTGCGCACGTTCAACGAGGCCGGTGTGCTGTCGGCGGCCGACGTGCACGTGGCGCTGCGGCTGGGCCGGCTGGGCCGGGAATCGTCGGAGCCGGTGCTGTTCGCCGCGGCGCTGGCCGTGCGAGCGGTGCGTTCCGGCTCGGTGTGCCTGGAACTGCACCGGATGCGGGAAATCGGTGTCGACGCCGACGAAACCTGGGACGCGGGCATCGATCCGGCGACGCTGCCGTGGCCGGACATCCCGGCGGTGGTCGCCGCGCTGCGGGCGAGCCCGCTGGTGCGCGGCGGACCGGCGGGGCCGTTGCGGCCGCTTCGCCTGGTCGAGTCCCGAGGACCGGACGATTCCGGCCCGCTGCTCTACCTCGACCGGTACTACCGGCAGGAGCAGACGATCCGGCGCGTGCTCACCGAGCGCTCCGCCCACCACCCGGTGGTCGACCCGCGCATCGTGCGGCGCGAACTGGACCGGCTGTTCGACGCGCCGGTCGGCACGGCGCCGGATCGCCAGCGGCTGGCCGCCGCGCTCGCCGCGACGCACTGGACCACGGTGGTCGCGGGCGGGCCGGGCACCGGCAAGACCCACACGATCGCGCGGATCATCGCCTTGCTGTCCGCGCATCGGGAGGCCGAGCCGAAGCTGCCCGCGCTGCGCATCGCGCTGGCCGCTCCCACCGGGAAGGCGGCCGCGCGATTGCAGGAAGCCGTGCGCGAACAAGCCGTTTCGCTCGGACTGCCCGAACTCACCGCCGCCACCCTGCACCGGTTGCTCGGCTGGCAGCGTGGTCGCAGCACCCGGTTCAAGCATCACGAGTTCAACCGGCTGCCCTATGACGTGATCGTGGTCGACGAGACCTCGATGGTCTCCTTGACCATGATGAGCAGGCTGCTGGCCGCGCTGCGGCCGGACACCCGCCTGGTCCTGGTCGGCGACCCGGACCAGCTCGCCTCGGTCGACGCGGGCGCGGTGCTCGCCGACCTGGTCGCCGGACCGGTCGCCGCTACCCCGAACCCTGTCCTGGACGACATCCTCGGCCCGGAAACGACCGCCGATCACGCGGAGGCGCTGACCGCGCTGGAGCGCACGCGCTTGCGCGGCGGCATCGTGCGGCTGACCCGGGGCCGCAGATTCGGCGGCCGCATCGCCGACCTGGCCGTGGCGGTGCGGGCGGGGGACGCGGACACCGCGCTCGAACTGTTGCGCGCGGGCGGCGACGAATTGTCACTGAGCGCGCCCGAGGAGCTGACCGTGGTGCGCGCCGACGTGGTCGCAGCCGCGAGCGCGGTCACCGCCGCAGCGCTCGACGGCGACGCGGCGGGCGCGCTGACCGCCCTGGAATCGCATCGCCTGCTGTGCGCGCACCGGCAGGGGCCGTTCGGCGTCGAGCGCTGGGACAGAATGGCCGCGGAGTGGGCCGCCGCCGGAGGAGCGGGCCCCGACTCCTACCAGGCGCCGTGGTACCCCGGCCAACCGCTGCTGGTCACCGCGAACGATCACGAGGCGCGCATCTACAACGGCGACACCGGGGTCGTCGTGCGTATGCCCGACGGCTCGCTGCGCGCGGCGCTGCAACGCGGCAGCGAACCGTACCTGGTGCACCCCACGCAGTTTCCCGCGGTGGTCACCGTCTTCGCCATGACCATTCATCGCAGCCAGGGCAGTCAGTACGACACCGTTTCCGTCGTCTTGCCCGAGCCCGAATCGACCCTGCTGACCAGGGAATTGCTGTACACAGCGATCACCAGGGCACGCCGCCACGTCCGGATCATCGGAACCGACGAGTCCATCCGCGCGGGTATCGCACGCCGGGTGCTGCGCGCCAGTGGCCTGTCGCGCCGGGAAGAGGAACCGGGAATCGGGTGACCGAATCTCACGTTCGCGACGCCCGCGGCGTCTACCCGGTGTGAGCCTGCCCCCGTTCGAGGAAATAGTGGCCGAGTACGGCCCGATGGTGTTGCGCGTCTGCCGGGCGGTGCTCGGTCCGTCCGACGCGGCCGACGCCTGGTCGGAAACGTTTCTCTCGGCGCTGCGCGCGTTTCCCGGGCTCTGTCCGGACACGAACATCGAGGCATGGCTGGTGACCATCGCGCATCGCCGCGCGATCGACGTCGGCCGGGCGCTAACGCGCGCACCCGTACCTGCCGAGACGCTGCCGGAACGTCCCGCTCCCGCTCCCGGCCCCGCCGATTACGACCCCGACCTCTGGGCCGCCCTGCGGGCGCTGCCGACCAAGCAGCGCCAGGCGGTCGCCTACCACTACCTGGCCGGGCTTCCCCACGCGGAGATCGCCACCTTGCTCGGCAATTCTCCCGACGCCGCCCGCCGCGCCGCCGCGGACGGCCTGAAGACCCTGCGCAAGCTCTACCCGAAGGATGAAGCATGATGGCCACCCTCGATCGCGGCGACCTGAACGGGTTGTCGCGCGCACTGAGCCCCGACGCCGACCTGCTGGCCACCCTGCACGCGCGACTGGCCGCCGAGGCCGAGTCCGCCGGACTGCTCGATGTCGCCTACCGGCTCCTCGACACCCCGGTGGGGTCACTGTTGCTGGCCGCGACGCCCGCCGGGCTGGTCCGTGTCGCCTACCCCGCCGAGGACCACGAGGCGGTGCTCGCCACGCTGGCAGCCCGGATCAGCCCCCGAATCCTCGCCGCCCCCGCCCGGCTGGACTCGGCCGCGCGGGAGATCGAGGAGTACTTCACCGGCCGCCGGACGCATTTCGACCTGCCGCTGGACCTGCGGCTGGCCGCTGGCTTCCGCCGCCAGGTGATCGAGCATCTGCCCGCCATCGGCTACGGGCAGCGCGCCAGCTACGGCGCGGTGGCCGCCGCCGTCGGCAATCCGCGTGCCGTTCGCGCGGTCGGCTCTGCCTGCGCCCACAACCCGCTGCCGGTGGTGATTCCGTGCCATCGGGTGGTTCGCGGCGACGGGTCCATCGGACAGTACGTCGGCGGCGTCAGCGCGAAGCACACGTTGCTCGATCTGGAGGCGGCGGCATGAGCGAACGAAGGACGACAGTCACCGGACGCAGCGTCGTGGGGACGCGGATCCCGCCGCGCGGACATCCGACCGAGCGCAAACAGGTGCTTCCCTGGCCGACCGTGTCGCCGCTCAGCCCTGGCGGGCGCTGCTCGAGAAAGTCGACGCCCACGGCTGCGCGGCGACGGGGCCGACCCGAGCCCGGCCGACGCCGTCGAGTCGAGGCTGGTCCCGCGCCCCGGTTCGCCATGGCGTCAGCCGCGTGCGCGGCGGGCTGCGGCACACGTTGGGCCTCGTGCTGCACGACGCGGAGTAACCGCACGTTGCACTGTCGCCGACAGGCCGCGCAAGCGGATCGTGTACCGCCTCGGTGCCTCCTCTCGAAGGTGGTGTCGACATCGGGTGCGGGGTTCCCGCCATCGGATCGACCTCGCTGTCGACCGGCCGACTTCGTCGTCGGAGGCGGGGAGGGGCCGGGTGACCCCTCGCCACCCGAACCCCGTCCCTCGCGGCGACAAGCATGCATGGATAGGGGTGGCCTTCCGCATCGGTAACCGAAAGATAGCGGTACGAGTTCTACCTATGCGGCGCGCACCGGCGCGGCGAACGCGAGGTTCGGACCGTCGGCGACGGGTTGCCTCGACCGGTCCATCGGCGCGTCCGAGTTCGGGTACTGTTCCTGCGCCGGGATCGCGCGAGGGCCGTGCGCACGGCCCTCCGTAGGCAGAAAAGCGACATGAGACCCAGGTTTACGTACAGGTACCGATGTGGCGGACCTACCTACAACTCTTAGCCTTGCCGAGACGTAGCGCCGTTGAGAGAGACACACCGATGGTCAGCATCATTCGAACCGCAGCTCGGCTCGGCAACCACTTCTCGCCTTTCACCCACACTTCTTCTCCCGGACGGACGGCCGAGGCGGCAGCGTTTCCACCGGCCGCATCAACCGTCTACCCTGAGCTCGCGCCGCAGATTCATCTGCCATTGGTCACGCGAATGCTGCTGTACGGCGATGGCGCCACCACGTTGCTTCTCCAGCAGATCGCCGGGTCGAATATCGTAGCCGACGTATTGCCCTCCCGTACCATCGAGGCCGGGGAGCTCCGGATTTTCCGCGAAGTTTTCCGTGATCCCGCCATCGGTACGCTCAGGGTACGGCACACCAGATTGCAAGATTCGGCAGGGAACGTGATCAGCGAAAATCTGATCACTTACCGGGAAGCGGACGAGCCGACGTTGATCCCCCCGGACGGTGTTCCATTCGGCATCCATATCCGTCGGCTCGGCGTATTCGAACGAAGACGCATTTTCGTCACCGGCGTGACGTGCCATCCATTCGGGCTCTTCCCCGCAGCTGCCGCGGCGCGCGTGTACGAAATCGAGTTCTCGACGCACCAGAGTGTGCTCGTGCACGAAGTTTTCAATCCCGCGCTCGTCGACACTCGAAACCCGGATCACCGCAGGTCGACATCGGTAGTCTTCGCACGTGCGCTCCGCGCTTCGGGTGCGGGCACAGGGCTGCGCAGCATCGGGGTGAATGCTTCGGGTGCGCTCGGAGCGAAGTCCCGCAAATCGCTGCCAGAAAGGTCGAGTAGGACTCCGTGAACGCGGCACGGTGAAACGGAATGCGCTTGCCGGTAGATCTTCGGCAAGCGCACTCGAAACTATTCCGGTCCCATCTGTCCTGGCAGGTGACTTCCGCTCGGATCGAGCCAGCCGGCTACCGCTCTCCAATCATCCGCTGTCATGCGGAGTGTCACCTTTTCGGTCGAGCCGGTACAGGTGATGTGCATGCGGCGACGTTGATCGGCACCCGACAACAGTAATCGTCCGCATCGTGAGCAATTGATCTCGATCACGCTTCAACCATTCATCGGTGAATTCACGTTTTTATCGGCACAATCGGCGACTGTTCTGTGCAGTACGGCGTCGCGACGTCATCCGAGCGCATGTCTGCGCACCGAACCCGCTGCCGAGGGAAATCTGAGACGCCGGTGCCGTACCTCGTCCACCATTCCCGCGTAACCTTGGCGCACCTCGCCCAAGTGGAACCACGCCCGGTGCCGTGCCTCGACATCCTTGGAATGCAGGACCATCCACCATGCCTCGGCATACGCCTCGGCGATGTGGCTCATCACCTCGCCGAGCGAGTGGGTGTGCATACGCGCGCCACTGGAACACCGCAGATTGCGGACGGCCCAGGCGTCCACCGCGACGACGACTCGATCGATTCCCGCGCGCACTTGCTCGCAGTCGAAGCCTTGTCGCCGTGCGGCCCCGACTTGCTGGAAGGGTATGAGCTCGGCATGGAGGTCGCCGAGCTCGCGTGCCCACGCAACGAGGGAGAACCGGCCGGTGAGGTGGCCGGAGATTGCGAGGAACAGCTGCTCGGGCTCCAACAGGGGCGCCGTCACGGTCGACGGCGACAGGCCGTCCGTCTGGTCGACCGTTGATATACATACGTTGGCATACATCGCTCACCTCCTCGGCCATCCAGCCTGGGGCTCTAAGGTGATGTCGCACATCGGTAGGCTTTAAGTGGGCTGCCCCCGACTACCTACGAACTCGGAGGCCGAGGCTTGTCACGGCCCGCCGGTGACCGGCACGGGTCACGGGGAGTTTGCCTGAATGATCGTGGACCGGCAGCGCCGATGTGTGAAGACTACGATTACGTCGCGTGACGATCAGAAGTCGGGATCGCGCCGGTGGCTTGCCAGCAGCCGGCGCGAACTTTGTCGGTCGTGACCGTGAACTGGAGAAGATCAGCCTCCTACTGTTGGAGCCTGCCCGGTTGGTCACCTTGACCGGGCCGGGTGGTATCGGCAAGACCCGATTGGCTGCCGAGGCTGTGCGCCGATTGACCAAAGCCAAAGGCACGCCGGTGTATTGGGTGCGATTGGCGCGGTTGGCCAGAGACTGCGATACGGCGGCCGTCGAAGAGGAGATCGCGCGGTCGGTGGTCGAGGCCGATTTCTCCGGGCGATCGGCCTGGGAGTTGCTCATCGATACCTTCGCCCGCGCCGCCGCTGCCGGACGCAGGCGGCGAATCGTGTTGGTACTGGATAACTGCGAGCATGTACTCGCAGGCGCCGCCGCCGTGGTAGCGAAATTGCTCGATGCCGTGCCCGAGCTGACCATCGTGGCGACCAGCCGTGAACCGATCGGCTGGGTCGACGAATACTTGATCACCGTTCCCTCCCTGGCCGTTCAGCACGCTGTGACCTTGTTCCGGCAGCAGGCCGACCTCACCGGGCATCCCATCGCCGGAAGCGAGCAGAACACGACGGCAGCCGAGATCTGCCGCCGCGTCGACAACCATCCCCTCTACATCCAATTGGCGGCAGCGCGACTGCGTCATCAACCGCTGTCGGTGATTCTGCGCGGGCTCACCGGCCGCGCCGACGACGCACGGTTGCGGTGGTCCCACGGTCCCCGTTTCGGTGCCGACTCGCGACATCGCGGGGTCAGCGACGTCATCGCCTGGTCGTATGAGCTGTGCACCGAGAAAGAACGCCTGCTCTTCGACCGGATGTCGGTGTTCGCTGCGGGCTGGGACACGAATCCCGACGACAACGGCAGCAACCTTTCGATCGATGTGGGTGTAGAGCTGGAAGCCATCGAGGCTGTGTGCAGTGACGACCCCGCACTGGGCCCCGGCGAACCCGCTCGGCCCGGCGGCAGCGATATGAGGTTGACGGCCGAGGAGATCGGGGACTTGCTCGAGTCGCTTGTCGACCACTCGCTGGTGACGGCGCACATCACGCCGACAACGGTGCGGTATTCCCTGGTGGAAAGCCTTCGCGTGTACGCACAGCAGCGACTGCGCGAACGTTCGAGCCGCGAGATCGACGAGCCCGCCCGGTCGGCCGACCGTCACCTTCGCTATTACCGGGACAAAATCGCCTACGCGGCCGCGAACTGGTTTCGTTCCGACGGTGAGCAGAAGCTGGTGACCTGGGCACGGTCGGCTTGGGCCAACGTGTTGACCGCGATCGAGAACAGCCTGACCACGGGCCAGGCCGGTATCGGTCTGGAGATCTGTCTCGGGCTGATCAACTTGCGCATGCCTTTCATCAGAGGCTCGCTGCGCGGAATGCGCCAATGGACACAACGATGCCTCGACGCCACGCGCACGTCGGCCTCGGATGTCACCGGTCTTCAGATCGACGCCATGGCCGCCATCGCATGGCTTGCCCTGACCCAGGGGGATCACGACAACGCCGAGCGTGTGCTGGAGGAGTGTGTGGCCGCTTGCCTTCCGGACGCGCGGGACAGAGCGAATTGGCGCGACACCTGCGAGAAGGATATCGGCTTGCCCGCCGCCGTCGAATTCACGTGGGGGATGGAACTGCTGTTCGTGCGCCGCGACGCCCGTGCCGTTGCCGTGTTCACCCGCGCCGAAGCCAAACTGAACGATCTAGGCCACCACGGCACCGCGTCGCTGAGCGAGCTGTACGCGGCCATGTCCGCGGGCCTGCTGGGAACCGGGCAGCAGGCCCACGAGATCACCCAGCGTTTTCTCGAGGCGGCGGCTGCTTCGACGACGCGGGTGAGAGCCTGGGCCGAACACGCCCGCGAAATCGCCTTGGCCAAACACGGCGATCCCATCGAAGCGCTGGCCATCGGACGGTCCTCACTGCTGTGCCAGAAACTCGCGGGCGGCGATCAGTGGGCCACCATGTGGGGCGTGGAGTGCCGGACCTGGTCGTTGGCGCGCCTCATCACCGACTTGCTTACCACCGGCGACGAGATCGACCGTGCCGAGCTGGTCGCGCCGGCCACCGAAATAGCTCACCTGGCCGGGGGAGTCAGGACCCTTCGCACCAAGCTGGGCGTTGACATCGACAGAATGGGTCCCTTCGCAGACGAATCCGCCAAGGCCATCGCCGTCGCTCGTCAGGTACTCGGGCCCGACGCATTCGCCGCGGCGCAAGCCCGAGGATCGCGGCTACGTCCCGAACACGACGAGGTGCAGCGCGTCGCTCTGGGCACACTCACCATCGAGGAAACGCCGAGAGAAGACACCCGCGGCGCGGGCGCCACGTCACGCTGGCGGCAACTGACCACCGCCGAGCAGCAGGTCGCTGT
Encoded here:
- a CDS encoding UvrD-helicase domain-containing protein codes for the protein MSARTVGSAPGPCRGAGGSGARDVRRSRERRPRRREIRVTVQQTSFDAAFDAAAFEPYGPLPTGTTVLEASAGTGKTHAIVGLAVRYVAEAGIDVSQLLLVTFSRAATQELRERTRDRFVAVAAGLADPAAARAHADELVRYLAQAGEAEVRLRQRRLLTALSDFDAGTIATTHSFCQRMLDELGLAGEHDPGTRLVETVDDLVGTVVDDLYLNRYARAEPPCALKEARTLALAAVRDRHAALVPDGESGAGERVAFAQAVRAETERRKRLAGLRDFDDLLVLLHDVLADPEHGPLACRRIRARYRVALVDEFQDTDPLQWDILRRSFHGHTTLVLVGDPKQAIYAFRGAEVLSYLDAVAHADTRRELTTNWRSDAGLLAALDHLHGGAALGHEEIRVYPVAPTRPWSRLSGPAELTTPMRLRCLPRTGAGPLNKSGFPAVGRMRAKVADDLAADIVRLLESGVLLDAKAEPALAEADSVSDRAVEAARRPVGPGDIAVLVRTRSQIDVVRAALDRVGVASVLAGGVSVFATASATDWLWVLRALEQPHRADRVRLAACTPLLGVTAAEIDSGGADLVGRVSAQLREAARLFARAGFAAVFEKIAAEARLAQRLLAVENGERQLTDLRHIAQLLDQVALTEGLGLTALTRWLADRVRDPASGAVADRSRRLDRDAAAVQIATVHASKGLEFPVVYLPFAWDSAKNPYPATLLFHADDGARVLDVGGPDAPGYAERKARSEAEEAGEELRLLYVALTRAMCQIVAWWAPAITTAASPLHRMVFGRADRGAVIANRAPVPVDAVAAQSLSAWAQDAAVAISVTAVAGSDDVAIRWARTEPAQGELAAARFHRVLDQQWRRTSYSALTASAHGPVVPASDSEPEDPRGPGDEPAGTSLVGAGEPELTGAASLMNTLPYGAEFGTLVHGVLERIDTGCADLAAEVHDRCREAVGELMAEMDPELLATALLAVLRTPLDGACLADVAPRDRLTELEFELPLAGGDRVGATTATLRRIADLLRDHLPADDDLSTYADHLAALEDIPLRGYLTGSIDAVLRVSDGAAPRFVVVDYKTNRLGAGDLTVAHYTRDRMAAEMLRSHYPLQALLYSVALHRYLRWRLPGYDPARHLGGVRYLFVRGMIGPRTPDGCGVFDWYPPADLVVALSALLAGEAPQ
- the recD gene encoding exodeoxyribonuclease V subunit alpha, with the translated sequence MTSIQVAQRGTGLLRTFNEAGVLSAADVHVALRLGRLGRESSEPVLFAAALAVRAVRSGSVCLELHRMREIGVDADETWDAGIDPATLPWPDIPAVVAALRASPLVRGGPAGPLRPLRLVESRGPDDSGPLLYLDRYYRQEQTIRRVLTERSAHHPVVDPRIVRRELDRLFDAPVGTAPDRQRLAAALAATHWTTVVAGGPGTGKTHTIARIIALLSAHREAEPKLPALRIALAAPTGKAAARLQEAVREQAVSLGLPELTAATLHRLLGWQRGRSTRFKHHEFNRLPYDVIVVDETSMVSLTMMSRLLAALRPDTRLVLVGDPDQLASVDAGAVLADLVAGPVAATPNPVLDDILGPETTADHAEALTALERTRLRGGIVRLTRGRRFGGRIADLAVAVRAGDADTALELLRAGGDELSLSAPEELTVVRADVVAAASAVTAAALDGDAAGALTALESHRLLCAHRQGPFGVERWDRMAAEWAAAGGAGPDSYQAPWYPGQPLLVTANDHEARIYNGDTGVVVRMPDGSLRAALQRGSEPYLVHPTQFPAVVTVFAMTIHRSQGSQYDTVSVVLPEPESTLLTRELLYTAITRARRHVRIIGTDESIRAGIARRVLRASGLSRREEEPGIG
- a CDS encoding sigma-70 family RNA polymerase sigma factor, producing the protein MPPFEEIVAEYGPMVLRVCRAVLGPSDAADAWSETFLSALRAFPGLCPDTNIEAWLVTIAHRRAIDVGRALTRAPVPAETLPERPAPAPGPADYDPDLWAALRALPTKQRQAVAYHYLAGLPHAEIATLLGNSPDAARRAAADGLKTLRKLYPKDEA
- a CDS encoding methylated-DNA--[protein]-cysteine S-methyltransferase; this translates as MATLDRGDLNGLSRALSPDADLLATLHARLAAEAESAGLLDVAYRLLDTPVGSLLLAATPAGLVRVAYPAEDHEAVLATLAARISPRILAAPARLDSAAREIEEYFTGRRTHFDLPLDLRLAAGFRRQVIEHLPAIGYGQRASYGAVAAAVGNPRAVRAVGSACAHNPLPVVIPCHRVVRGDGSIGQYVGGVSAKHTLLDLEAAA
- a CDS encoding AAA family ATPase; the protein is MTIRSRDRAGGLPAAGANFVGRDRELEKISLLLLEPARLVTLTGPGGIGKTRLAAEAVRRLTKAKGTPVYWVRLARLARDCDTAAVEEEIARSVVEADFSGRSAWELLIDTFARAAAAGRRRRIVLVLDNCEHVLAGAAAVVAKLLDAVPELTIVATSREPIGWVDEYLITVPSLAVQHAVTLFRQQADLTGHPIAGSEQNTTAAEICRRVDNHPLYIQLAAARLRHQPLSVILRGLTGRADDARLRWSHGPRFGADSRHRGVSDVIAWSYELCTEKERLLFDRMSVFAAGWDTNPDDNGSNLSIDVGVELEAIEAVCSDDPALGPGEPARPGGSDMRLTAEEIGDLLESLVDHSLVTAHITPTTVRYSLVESLRVYAQQRLRERSSREIDEPARSADRHLRYYRDKIAYAAANWFRSDGEQKLVTWARSAWANVLTAIENSLTTGQAGIGLEICLGLINLRMPFIRGSLRGMRQWTQRCLDATRTSASDVTGLQIDAMAAIAWLALTQGDHDNAERVLEECVAACLPDARDRANWRDTCEKDIGLPAAVEFTWGMELLFVRRDARAVAVFTRAEAKLNDLGHHGTASLSELYAAMSAGLLGTGQQAHEITQRFLEAAAASTTRVRAWAEHAREIALAKHGDPIEALAIGRSSLLCQKLAGGDQWATMWGVECRTWSLARLITDLLTTGDEIDRAELVAPATEIAHLAGGVRTLRTKLGVDIDRMGPFADESAKAIAVARQVLGPDAFAAAQARGSRLRPEHDEVQRVALGTLTIEETPREDTRGAGATSRWRQLTTAEQQVAVLAAAGWTNTAIAARRGSSVRTIDAQVAAILQKLALATREDIIETVPRSVIDEVRIEATRRPQRGKG